The bacterium genome includes the window GACGCGCGTCCCGCGATTCGCGCGGGCATTGCGTCCCGCGAGGTGCGCGGGCACTGCGTCCCGAGACTCGCGCGGGCATTGCGCCCCACGAGGCGCGCGGGCACTGCGTCCCGCAAGGCGCGCGGGCCTTGCGCGTCGAGAACGCGCGGGCCTTGCTCGCCGCAGACCCGCGCGCCTTGCGCAGCCTCACCCCCTCGGCGCCAAAACCCGCGCGCGAAACCCCTCGACATCAAACGTCCGCAGATAACTGAGAATGTCGTCGTACATCGCGTGGAACCCGTAGCCGCCGTGCAGCAACTCGTCGATCGCCGCCCCGCGCGTCCACCCCTCGAACACGATCCGGTGCACCGCCACCACGAGCCCCGTGCGGTCCGAGCCGTGCCAGCAATGCACGAAGTACGGCGCCCCCGCCGGATCGTTGAGCGCCCGCAGCACGACGATCAGCTTCTCCTCGTCCACGCGCCCGGCGCTCATCCCGACCTCGATCAACCGCAGCTTCGTCCCCTCGATCTCGTCCTCGTCGCTGAACCAGCCGCGGAGGTTGACGATCGTCTTGATCCCCAGCCGCTCGAGGCTGCGCATCCCGGCCGCCCGGGGCTGCGCGCCGCGGTAGAGGCCGTCGGTGACCTTGTAGAGGTTCTTCACCCCTTCCGCCGCGACCGGCCGCGCCCACGACGCCGGCCGCGCCGGGACGGGCGCCGGACCGGCGCCGAGCGCCGGCGCCGCGAGCGCCAGGACGAGCGCCGCAAAGGCGAGAGGGCGGCGCACCGCGCCCCGCGCTACGCCGCCGCCCGCGCGTCGTCCGCCGGCGGCGCGAACTCCCCTTCCCAGCGCGCGACGACGACGGTGGCGAGGCAGTTGCCGACGACGTTGATCGACGTGCGCGCCATGTCCATCAGCTCGTCGATCCCGAGGACGATGAAGATCGGCTCCGTGGGCAGCCCGAACGACGCCGCCGTGCCGAGCAGGATCACCAGCGAGGCCCGCGGCACGCCGGCGACCCCCTTGCTGGTCAGCATCAGCGTGAAGACCATCACCAGCTGCTGGCCGAACGACATCGACACCCCCGCCGCCTGCGCGACGAAGATCGAGGCCAGCGAGAGGTAGAGCGTCGTCCCGTCGAGGTTGAAGCTGTAGCCGGTCGGCATGACGAAGGCGACGATCTTCCGCGGGACGCCGAGCCCCTCCATCGCCTCCATCGCCCGCGGCAGCGCCGCCTCGGAGCTCGTCGTGGCGAAGGCCAGCGAGACCGGCTCGGCGACCGCGGCGACGAACTTCCGCACCGGCACGCGCGCGATCAGAGCCACCGGCAGCAGCACGGCGAGCACGAACAGCGCGAGCGCGCCGTAGAGCGTCGCCAGCAGCTGGAAGAGGTTCTTCAGCACGCCGAGGCCCATGTGCCCCACGGTGTAGGCGATCGCCGCGCCGACGCCGACCGGCGCGAAGTGCATCACGATGTTCGTGAACTTGAACATCGCGTCCGCCAGCCCCTCGACGACCGACAGCACCGGGCGGCGCTTCTCCTCGGGGACCAGCGCCAGCGCCGCGCCGAAGAGCAGCGCGAAGACGACGACCTGCAGGATCTGCCCTTCCGCGACCGCCTTGGCGACGTTCTCGGGGAAGACGTGGAGGATCACCTCGCTCGCCGTCTGCCCCGCGACCTCGACCTTCTCCGTCGCCGGCGCCGGCGGCAGATGGACGCCGACCCCGGCGCGGCTGACGTTGATCGCCGCGAGGCCGATGAAGAGCGCCAGCGTCGTGACGATCTCGAAGTAGACGAGCGCCTTCACCCCCATCCGCCCCACCTGCCGCAGGCTGGCGTGGCCGGCGACGCCGACGACGAGGGTGGCGAAGAGCAGCGGCGCGATGATCGTCTTGATCAGCCGGAGGAAGATCAGGCTCAGCACGCGCAGGTTGACCGCGACCCCCGGCATGTCGTGGCCGAGCGTCGCCCCGACGACCATCGCCACGAGGATCCACGTCGTGAGCGAGCGCCGGCGCGCGGCGAAGACCAAGAGCCCCGCGACCATCAGCCAGCGCGAGGCGACGAGCCACTCCGGCGGCGGCCCCCAGCCGAACGCCGCCGCCGCGTGCAGCAGCGCGACGATCGCCAAGCCGGCCAGGCCGGCGACGAGCGGCGCCCCGCCGCGTCCCTTGGTCCCCGTCTCCCCGTCCATGCGCCCCCGCCCGCGACGTGATCAGACGCCGAAGTAGCGCGCGACGAGGCCGCGCGCCTGCGCCTCGTCGCCCGTCCCCTTGACGATCGCCCGCCCGTCGTCGAACAGGGTCAGCTCGAACGGCGGCGTGCGGAACCGCACGAGGAACTGGTTCGCGACGACCTCGCCGAGCGGACGCAGCCGCTCCGCGATCGCCGCGAGGTCCGGCGCGCGCCCGCCCTGCGCCAGCACCTGCACCGCGTCGCGCCCGCAGAGCGACGTGGCGACGTGCGGCGGCGCGGCGAGATAGTCGAAGCGGCGCCGGCCGCAGCAGACGCACTGGCCCGCGGGCGGCGGCGGAAGCTGCAACTCGGCGAGCCGCTGCTCCCACACGTCCACCGAGACGACCGACCACGGGTCGGGAACCTCCCCCTTGGCCAGCCAGCGCAGCGCGAGGCCGCACTGCAGCGAGGCCGCGGCGTGGGCCGCCGGACCGAGGATCCCGGCCGTGTCGCACGTCGCGGCCGTCCCCGGCGGCGGCGCGTCCGGCTGCAGGCAGCGGAGGCACGGCGTGCGCCCGGGGACGAAGATCGCGGCGACGCCGCCGGCGCCGATGCAGGCGCCGTAGACCCACGGCACGCCCCGCTCGACCGCGGCGTCGTTGACGAGGTACCGCCCCTCGAAGTTGTCGAAG containing:
- a CDS encoding tyrosine-protein phosphatase; translated protein: MRRPLAFAALVLALAAPALGAGPAPVPARPASWARPVAAEGVKNLYKVTDGLYRGAQPRAAGMRSLERLGIKTIVNLRGWFSDEDEIEGTKLRLIEVGMSAGRVDEEKLIVVLRALNDPAGAPYFVHCWHGSDRTGLVVAVHRIVFEGWTRGAAIDELLHGGYGFHAMYDDILSYLRTFDVEGFRARVLAPRG
- a CDS encoding cation:dicarboxylase symporter family transporter, which encodes MVAGLLVFAARRRSLTTWILVAMVVGATLGHDMPGVAVNLRVLSLIFLRLIKTIIAPLLFATLVVGVAGHASLRQVGRMGVKALVYFEIVTTLALFIGLAAINVSRAGVGVHLPPAPATEKVEVAGQTASEVILHVFPENVAKAVAEGQILQVVVFALLFGAALALVPEEKRRPVLSVVEGLADAMFKFTNIVMHFAPVGVGAAIAYTVGHMGLGVLKNLFQLLATLYGALALFVLAVLLPVALIARVPVRKFVAAVAEPVSLAFATTSSEAALPRAMEAMEGLGVPRKIVAFVMPTGYSFNLDGTTLYLSLASIFVAQAAGVSMSFGQQLVMVFTLMLTSKGVAGVPRASLVILLGTAASFGLPTEPIFIVLGIDELMDMARTSINVVGNCLATVVVARWEGEFAPPADDARAAA
- a CDS encoding ThiF family adenylyltransferase; the protein is MTDQGPLGGRYSRQVLFAPFGAAGQERVRRARVLLLGCGGLGTVSANLLARAGVGFLRIVDRDVVELSNLQRQTLFDEYDVEEEMPKAAAAARRIARINRDVVVEPVVADVHSGNIRKLVADVDLIVDGFDNFEGRYLVNDAAVERGVPWVYGACIGAGGVAAIFVPGRTPCLRCLQPDAPPPGTAATCDTAGILGPAAHAAASLQCGLALRWLAKGEVPDPWSVVSVDVWEQRLAELQLPPPPAGQCVCCGRRRFDYLAAPPHVATSLCGRDAVQVLAQGGRAPDLAAIAERLRPLGEVVANQFLVRFRTPPFELTLFDDGRAIVKGTGDEAQARGLVARYFGV